In one window of Trachemys scripta elegans isolate TJP31775 chromosome 5, CAS_Tse_1.0, whole genome shotgun sequence DNA:
- the PPP1R3B gene encoding protein phosphatase 1 regulatory subunit 3B isoform X2, with amino-acid sequence MRRARILDYFAPTPAMAVDIAMQLYLCSPPLRRERFACKIAPKPNKPLRPCIQNSKAEFNEPGEAATSLQGNRVKKRVSFADSRGLALTMVKVFSEFDDPLDIPFNITELIDNIVGLTTVERDNFVLDFVQPSADYLDFRNRLQTDFVCLENCMLKDKAIVGTVKVKNLAFEKTVRIRMTFDTWKSFTDYPCQYVKDTYAGSDKDTFSFDICLPERIQSHERIEFAVYYECDGKVYWDSNRGLNYRIIQSELKSAREVSQPQAGPDFGIAFDQFGSPRCSYGLFPEWPSYSGYEKLGPYY; translated from the exons ATGCGCCGCGCCAG AATACTGGACTACTTTGCTCCTACACCAGCAATGGCCGTGGACATAGCCATGCAGCTGTATCTGTGTTCTCCACCCTTGAGAAGAGAGAGGTTTGCTTGTAAAATCGCTCCAAAGCCAAACAAACCCTTACGTCCCTGCATTCAGAACAGCAAGGCTGAGTTCAATGAACCTGGAGAGGCAGCAACATCTCTCCAGGGAAATAGGGTGAAAAAGAGAGTTTCTTTTGCCGATAGCAGAGGCTTGGCTCTGACAATGGTTAAAGTGTTTTCAGAGTTTGATGACCCGTTAGATATTCCATTCAACATCACAGAGTTAATAGACAATATTGTGGGTCTGACGACAGTAGAGAGGGACAACTTTGTCTTGGATTTCGTACAGCCTTCTGCAGACTACTTGGACTTTAGAAATCGCCTTCAGACGGATTTTGTCTGCCTGGAAAACTGCATGCTAAAGGATAAAGCTATTGTGGGCACAGTGAAGGTTAAGAATCTTGCTTTTGAGAAGACTGTGAGAATAAGGATGACATTCGACACTTGGAAAAGCTTCACAGACTATCCATGCCAATATGTCAAGGACACTTATGCAGGTTCAGACAAGGACACGTTTTCCTTTGATATCTGCTTGCCAGAGAGAATTCAATCCCATGAAAGAATCGAGTTTGCAGTGTATTACGAGTGTGATGGGAAAGTGTATTGGGACAGCAACAGAGGCCTGAATTATAGGATCATACAGTCTGAACTGAAATCTGCTCGGGAAGTCTCGCAGCCTCAGGCTGGACCTGATTTTGGCATTGCCTTCGATCAGTTTGGAAGTCCGAGGTGCTCCTATGGCTTGTTTCCTGAGTGGCCTAGCTATTCAGGGTATGAAAAGCTAGGGCCTTACTACTAA
- the PPP1R3B gene encoding protein phosphatase 1 regulatory subunit 3B isoform X1, translating to METPEAKCWEGDARQGEPAEIRILDYFAPTPAMAVDIAMQLYLCSPPLRRERFACKIAPKPNKPLRPCIQNSKAEFNEPGEAATSLQGNRVKKRVSFADSRGLALTMVKVFSEFDDPLDIPFNITELIDNIVGLTTVERDNFVLDFVQPSADYLDFRNRLQTDFVCLENCMLKDKAIVGTVKVKNLAFEKTVRIRMTFDTWKSFTDYPCQYVKDTYAGSDKDTFSFDICLPERIQSHERIEFAVYYECDGKVYWDSNRGLNYRIIQSELKSAREVSQPQAGPDFGIAFDQFGSPRCSYGLFPEWPSYSGYEKLGPYY from the exons ATGGAAACTCCAGAAgcgaagtgctgggagggagatgcTAGACAAGGGGAGCCCGCTGAGATAAG AATACTGGACTACTTTGCTCCTACACCAGCAATGGCCGTGGACATAGCCATGCAGCTGTATCTGTGTTCTCCACCCTTGAGAAGAGAGAGGTTTGCTTGTAAAATCGCTCCAAAGCCAAACAAACCCTTACGTCCCTGCATTCAGAACAGCAAGGCTGAGTTCAATGAACCTGGAGAGGCAGCAACATCTCTCCAGGGAAATAGGGTGAAAAAGAGAGTTTCTTTTGCCGATAGCAGAGGCTTGGCTCTGACAATGGTTAAAGTGTTTTCAGAGTTTGATGACCCGTTAGATATTCCATTCAACATCACAGAGTTAATAGACAATATTGTGGGTCTGACGACAGTAGAGAGGGACAACTTTGTCTTGGATTTCGTACAGCCTTCTGCAGACTACTTGGACTTTAGAAATCGCCTTCAGACGGATTTTGTCTGCCTGGAAAACTGCATGCTAAAGGATAAAGCTATTGTGGGCACAGTGAAGGTTAAGAATCTTGCTTTTGAGAAGACTGTGAGAATAAGGATGACATTCGACACTTGGAAAAGCTTCACAGACTATCCATGCCAATATGTCAAGGACACTTATGCAGGTTCAGACAAGGACACGTTTTCCTTTGATATCTGCTTGCCAGAGAGAATTCAATCCCATGAAAGAATCGAGTTTGCAGTGTATTACGAGTGTGATGGGAAAGTGTATTGGGACAGCAACAGAGGCCTGAATTATAGGATCATACAGTCTGAACTGAAATCTGCTCGGGAAGTCTCGCAGCCTCAGGCTGGACCTGATTTTGGCATTGCCTTCGATCAGTTTGGAAGTCCGAGGTGCTCCTATGGCTTGTTTCCTGAGTGGCCTAGCTATTCAGGGTATGAAAAGCTAGGGCCTTACTACTAA
- the PPP1R3B gene encoding protein phosphatase 1 regulatory subunit 3B isoform X3, which yields MAVDIAMQLYLCSPPLRRERFACKIAPKPNKPLRPCIQNSKAEFNEPGEAATSLQGNRVKKRVSFADSRGLALTMVKVFSEFDDPLDIPFNITELIDNIVGLTTVERDNFVLDFVQPSADYLDFRNRLQTDFVCLENCMLKDKAIVGTVKVKNLAFEKTVRIRMTFDTWKSFTDYPCQYVKDTYAGSDKDTFSFDICLPERIQSHERIEFAVYYECDGKVYWDSNRGLNYRIIQSELKSAREVSQPQAGPDFGIAFDQFGSPRCSYGLFPEWPSYSGYEKLGPYY from the coding sequence ATGGCCGTGGACATAGCCATGCAGCTGTATCTGTGTTCTCCACCCTTGAGAAGAGAGAGGTTTGCTTGTAAAATCGCTCCAAAGCCAAACAAACCCTTACGTCCCTGCATTCAGAACAGCAAGGCTGAGTTCAATGAACCTGGAGAGGCAGCAACATCTCTCCAGGGAAATAGGGTGAAAAAGAGAGTTTCTTTTGCCGATAGCAGAGGCTTGGCTCTGACAATGGTTAAAGTGTTTTCAGAGTTTGATGACCCGTTAGATATTCCATTCAACATCACAGAGTTAATAGACAATATTGTGGGTCTGACGACAGTAGAGAGGGACAACTTTGTCTTGGATTTCGTACAGCCTTCTGCAGACTACTTGGACTTTAGAAATCGCCTTCAGACGGATTTTGTCTGCCTGGAAAACTGCATGCTAAAGGATAAAGCTATTGTGGGCACAGTGAAGGTTAAGAATCTTGCTTTTGAGAAGACTGTGAGAATAAGGATGACATTCGACACTTGGAAAAGCTTCACAGACTATCCATGCCAATATGTCAAGGACACTTATGCAGGTTCAGACAAGGACACGTTTTCCTTTGATATCTGCTTGCCAGAGAGAATTCAATCCCATGAAAGAATCGAGTTTGCAGTGTATTACGAGTGTGATGGGAAAGTGTATTGGGACAGCAACAGAGGCCTGAATTATAGGATCATACAGTCTGAACTGAAATCTGCTCGGGAAGTCTCGCAGCCTCAGGCTGGACCTGATTTTGGCATTGCCTTCGATCAGTTTGGAAGTCCGAGGTGCTCCTATGGCTTGTTTCCTGAGTGGCCTAGCTATTCAGGGTATGAAAAGCTAGGGCCTTACTACTAA